Proteins co-encoded in one Novosphingobium sp. PP1Y genomic window:
- the traN gene encoding conjugal transfer protein TraN, with translation MKRLTFTLALFLGTAAISITPAHAEQICAADLNGNGDAADPGETASCTETQSGTWQCPLQQVACTVTGPGAYACPLGTQYPCEAPASGGAPTCAPNACQDTNVNPIVEEPPMGDPGVPADGSVDANGNCTANIEIFAGRAMRCRPPGLFTTFSNCCKDKGKIVKDGMGSAIGSLGTKIAVAKGVLTGMKAAYTAYLAGATASEAASAGANAMIVGIDPTSIAISLAINFMIEVLLQGCDQEDMETGMLRGSGMCHEVGSYCTAKFLGICLQKAKGHCCFNTKLGRIIQEQGRPQLKSFNAVGWGTPKAPYCRGFTPEEFQALDFSRMDLSEYYSDIEARTQGQIQIDMKDRIDAYMQTVGQ, from the coding sequence ATGAAGCGCTTGACCTTTACCCTTGCCCTGTTTTTGGGCACCGCTGCCATCAGCATTACGCCTGCCCATGCCGAGCAGATCTGCGCGGCCGACCTCAACGGCAACGGCGATGCCGCCGATCCCGGCGAGACCGCAAGCTGCACCGAGACCCAAAGCGGGACCTGGCAATGTCCCCTCCAGCAGGTGGCCTGCACCGTTACAGGACCCGGCGCCTATGCCTGCCCCCTGGGTACGCAATATCCGTGCGAGGCACCGGCCTCGGGCGGCGCGCCGACCTGCGCGCCCAATGCCTGCCAGGACACAAACGTGAACCCGATCGTCGAGGAACCTCCGATGGGTGATCCCGGCGTGCCGGCCGATGGTAGCGTCGATGCCAATGGCAATTGCACCGCCAATATCGAGATTTTTGCGGGGCGCGCGATGCGCTGCCGGCCGCCGGGGCTTTTCACGACCTTCAGCAACTGCTGCAAGGACAAGGGCAAGATCGTCAAGGACGGCATGGGTTCGGCGATCGGCTCGCTCGGGACCAAGATCGCGGTGGCCAAGGGCGTTCTGACCGGGATGAAGGCGGCCTATACCGCTTATCTGGCCGGCGCGACGGCGAGCGAAGCGGCAAGCGCCGGCGCCAATGCGATGATCGTCGGGATTGATCCGACCTCGATCGCGATCAGTCTTGCCATAAATTTCATGATCGAGGTGCTGCTCCAGGGCTGCGACCAAGAAGACATGGAAACCGGCATGCTACGCGGCTCGGGCATGTGCCACGAAGTCGGCAGCTACTGCACCGCGAAGTTTCTGGGTATCTGCCTTCAGAAGGCCAAGGGGCACTGCTGCTTCAACACCAAGCTCGGCCGCATTATCCAGGAGCAGGGGCGGCCACAGCTCAAGAGCTTCAACGCGGTCGGCTGGGGCACGCCCAAGGCGCCCTATTGCCGCGGCTTCACGCCCGAAGAGTTCCAGGCCCTGGATTTCTCCAGAATGGACCTTTCCGAATATTATTCGGACATCGAGGCCCGCACGCAAGGCCAGATCCAGATCGACATGAAGGATAGGATTGATGCCTATATGCAAACCGTCGGGCAATAG
- a CDS encoding type-F conjugative transfer system pilin assembly protein TrbC: MPICKPSGNSARAGERLLAPTLLLAVVLGNPLPAAAQESASTTPASGRAKAQQQGDAAMERLKEAVALQKANTASAPPTLPALPEAERRRAFDGLHARAPSPAMEARARAALEAGKDALAAQREAMAKRLRQALGLDAPDMEVVAKTAAPDGTHSWVPLLFVSSSMPIAELRTYARQLEKVGGVMAFRGMPGGLSRVGPMAKLSAEILRLDPGCEGPACAMRGVQLIVDPRAFRQHGVNTVPALAMIPGDPTQPYCERDESSPQATHVVYGDAALSGMLEEYARLGGKVEVRDAQARLERR, encoded by the coding sequence ATGCCTATATGCAAACCGTCGGGCAATAGCGCCCGGGCGGGTGAACGACTGCTCGCGCCCACCCTGCTGCTCGCGGTGGTGCTGGGAAACCCTCTCCCCGCCGCCGCGCAGGAATCGGCATCGACGACGCCAGCCAGCGGACGGGCCAAGGCCCAGCAGCAGGGCGATGCCGCGATGGAGCGGCTGAAGGAAGCAGTCGCGCTGCAGAAGGCGAATACCGCCTCGGCCCCCCCCACACTTCCCGCACTGCCTGAGGCGGAACGCCGCCGCGCCTTCGACGGGCTGCACGCCCGCGCACCATCGCCCGCCATGGAAGCCCGCGCGCGCGCCGCGCTCGAGGCGGGCAAGGATGCCCTTGCCGCCCAGCGGGAGGCGATGGCGAAACGCCTGCGCCAGGCGCTCGGCTTGGACGCCCCCGACATGGAAGTCGTGGCCAAGACCGCCGCGCCCGATGGGACGCACAGCTGGGTGCCGCTGCTGTTCGTCTCGTCCTCGATGCCGATCGCGGAGCTTCGGACCTATGCTAGGCAGCTCGAGAAGGTCGGCGGGGTCATGGCGTTTCGCGGGATGCCCGGCGGTCTCTCCAGGGTCGGGCCGATGGCGAAGCTCTCCGCCGAAATCCTGCGGCTCGATCCCGGCTGCGAGGGCCCGGCTTGCGCGATGCGGGGTGTCCAGCTGATCGTCGATCCGCGGGCGTTCCGCCAGCACGGCGTCAATACGGTGCCGGCTCTGGCGATGATCCCGGGCGATCCGACCCAGCCCTATTGCGAACGCGACGAGAGCAGTCCGCAGGCCACTCATGTGGTTTACGGCGACGCCGCGCTCTCCGGAATGCTCGAGGAATATGCCCGTCTGGGCGGGAAAGTGGAGGTGCGCGATGCTCAGGCTCGCCTGGAACGCCGTTAG